In a genomic window of Roseiflexus castenholzii DSM 13941:
- the csm5 gene encoding type III-A CRISPR-associated RAMP protein Csm5, which yields MALVRNQVVSLTVTTITPLHIGTGDRLAANLDYYVDGDATLVINADAALELVVETWQQRRVPYEEQLRRFNAELAQEEERIRRADERLRRQIEQFEESPPRRKDEYERQANRFREEAQRLKERKQRLAEHSANPPQPDDTGDLLPPELIAGSTFDQLVDGGLLPRDRLRERATVNGRPLVRYALNGRPASGEVYEQIKDVADRLYLPGSSLKGAIRSALAWDMAHSPAVAALQHAVKGGPKNADDAIEQEVFLGTLRTQRRINNTVRDVLRALRIGDSAPVAVAPDLLAVRIYRSRSAQGLIALEAIPVDVEFRAALQIEQYPFESGVARAVIDFGDWQRRLQPDELAAACRRRAGRLIDGELAYFNRQTDAAELVRFYADLRARLERMDARAFLLPIGWGAGWRSKTLDDRLRQGTDRDNAFAQIVQRHTLKKHKSAGFRPGDAFPETRKVIMRGALPWRPLGWVEARFDLNGER from the coding sequence ATGGCATTGGTGCGCAACCAGGTCGTTTCCCTGACCGTCACTACCATCACGCCGCTCCACATCGGCACAGGCGACCGGCTGGCGGCAAACCTGGATTACTATGTGGACGGCGACGCCACGCTGGTGATCAATGCTGACGCTGCGCTCGAATTGGTGGTCGAAACCTGGCAGCAGCGCCGCGTGCCGTATGAGGAGCAACTGCGGCGCTTCAACGCAGAACTGGCGCAGGAAGAAGAACGCATCCGCCGGGCGGACGAGCGTCTGCGTCGTCAGATTGAGCAGTTCGAGGAGAGTCCGCCGCGGCGCAAGGACGAGTATGAACGTCAGGCGAACCGTTTTCGTGAGGAGGCGCAGCGTCTGAAGGAACGCAAGCAGCGCCTGGCGGAGCACAGCGCGAATCCGCCGCAGCCGGACGATACCGGCGATCTGTTGCCGCCGGAATTGATCGCCGGCAGCACGTTCGACCAACTGGTTGATGGCGGGTTGTTGCCACGCGACCGGTTGCGTGAACGCGCAACGGTCAACGGGCGTCCGCTGGTGCGCTATGCGCTGAACGGACGCCCGGCGTCCGGCGAGGTCTACGAGCAGATTAAGGATGTCGCCGACCGACTCTATCTGCCGGGGTCGTCGCTCAAAGGCGCAATCCGCAGCGCGCTGGCGTGGGACATGGCGCACAGTCCGGCGGTCGCGGCGCTTCAACATGCGGTGAAGGGGGGGCCGAAAAACGCTGATGACGCCATCGAACAGGAGGTGTTTCTCGGCACGCTGCGAACGCAACGCCGTATCAACAACACGGTGCGTGACGTGCTGCGCGCGCTCCGCATCGGTGACAGCGCGCCGGTCGCAGTTGCGCCCGATCTGCTGGCGGTGCGCATCTACCGCAGCCGGTCGGCGCAGGGATTGATTGCGCTCGAAGCCATCCCCGTCGATGTCGAGTTTCGCGCAGCGCTTCAGATCGAACAGTATCCGTTCGAGAGCGGGGTCGCGCGCGCCGTGATCGACTTCGGCGATTGGCAGCGCCGGTTGCAGCCGGATGAACTTGCGGCAGCGTGCCGACGGCGCGCCGGGCGCCTGATCGACGGCGAACTCGCATATTTCAACCGCCAGACCGACGCCGCCGAACTGGTCCGCTTCTATGCCGATCTGCGCGCGCGCCTGGAAAGGATGGATGCGCGCGCGTTTCTGTTGCCCATCGGCTGGGGCGCCGGTTGGCGCTCCAAGACCCTCGACGACCGGTTGCGCCAGGGGACGGATCGTGACAATGCGTTTGCGCAAATCGTTCAACGTCACACCCTCAAAAAGCACAAATCCGCCGGTTTTCGCCCCGGCGACGCTTTCCCGGAGACGCGCAAAGTCATCATGCGCGGCGCATTACCCTGGCGACCGCTTGGGTGGGTCGAGGCGCGCTTCGATCTGAACGGTGAACGTTGA
- the cas6 gene encoding CRISPR system precrRNA processing endoribonuclease RAMP protein Cas6, with amino-acid sequence MPVSLIFTIRPLAAAEKPASLGRAAHAAILRLIGDSDPALATRLHDDDGPKPLTVSNVIGLEARQHMARVYPDRRYRLRVTLLTPALEAIAAAWRPAALAPLDLDGLLWRIEQITDNPGDDPWAGRAAYEELATALLARHATSARWTFEFATPVTFRQRGLNQPLPLPALTFGSLLERWNAFAPIALPDETRRFAEECIAVSRFELRSRSDPTKGGAPQIGAIGRVTYAAVNRDRYWLACIDALAHFTLFSGIGAGVARGYGQARLLDDDHTGARPHTTGQPDGLSA; translated from the coding sequence ATGCCTGTATCGCTCATCTTCACCATTCGCCCGCTGGCGGCTGCGGAAAAACCGGCATCACTCGGACGCGCAGCGCACGCCGCCATTCTGCGCCTGATCGGGGACAGTGATCCGGCGCTTGCGACCCGGCTCCACGACGACGATGGACCCAAACCGTTGACCGTCTCGAATGTCATCGGTCTGGAAGCGCGCCAGCATATGGCGCGCGTCTATCCCGATCGTCGGTATCGGCTGCGGGTAACGTTATTGACCCCGGCGCTCGAAGCGATTGCCGCCGCCTGGCGGCCCGCTGCGCTGGCGCCGCTCGACCTCGACGGGCTGCTCTGGCGCATCGAGCAGATTACCGACAACCCTGGCGACGATCCCTGGGCAGGGCGCGCCGCATATGAGGAATTGGCGACGGCGCTCCTCGCTCGCCACGCCACATCCGCGCGCTGGACCTTCGAGTTTGCAACGCCGGTCACCTTCCGGCAGCGCGGTCTCAACCAGCCGCTGCCATTGCCGGCGCTGACCTTCGGCAGCCTTCTCGAACGCTGGAACGCCTTTGCGCCCATTGCCCTGCCCGATGAGACGCGCCGATTTGCCGAAGAGTGCATCGCCGTAAGCCGCTTCGAACTGCGATCACGCTCCGATCCGACGAAGGGTGGGGCGCCGCAGATCGGCGCCATCGGTCGTGTGACCTATGCCGCCGTCAACCGCGACCGGTACTGGCTGGCGTGTATCGACGCGCTGGCGCACTTCACACTGTTCAGCGGTATCGGCGCCGGCGTCGCTCGCGGCTATGGGCAGGCGCGCCTGCTGGACGACGATCACACCGGCGCGCGTCCACACACCACCGGGCAGCCGGATGGGTTGTCCGCATAA
- the csm3 gene encoding type III-A CRISPR-associated RAMP protein Csm3 produces the protein MMTERFVTLHGRIFLRADIELLTGLHIGGAAAGLEIGGLDKPVIRNPRTNEPYIPGSSLKGKLRSLMEKAHGAPQTFRVNEGVFVHAPESIAQYRQYQMIGGVFGVLPRWGPNGNRNAFTVPAPTRLAVRDVPLRAESREELKRLRTDLPFTEIKWEAAIDRVTSAAAPRQIERVPAGAVFGPAELVYSVYVGKEETPTGVAALFDTVIEALLHLEDDYLGGMGSRGNGQVRLKNLHISARRVRNGQYGDEMQFDSQPASLKELDRAALKTWLEKTFA, from the coding sequence ATGATGACGGAACGATTCGTCACCCTCCACGGGCGCATCTTTCTGCGCGCCGACATCGAACTGCTCACCGGCTTGCACATCGGCGGCGCGGCTGCCGGGCTGGAAATCGGCGGGCTGGATAAGCCGGTGATCCGCAACCCGCGCACGAATGAGCCATACATCCCCGGCTCTTCGCTCAAAGGCAAACTACGGTCACTCATGGAAAAGGCGCATGGCGCGCCACAAACGTTTCGAGTCAATGAAGGAGTGTTCGTCCACGCGCCCGAAAGCATCGCACAGTACCGTCAGTACCAGATGATCGGCGGCGTGTTCGGCGTGTTGCCGCGCTGGGGTCCGAACGGGAATCGCAACGCCTTCACCGTGCCGGCGCCAACGCGCCTGGCGGTGCGCGACGTGCCGCTGCGCGCCGAGTCGCGTGAGGAATTGAAGCGCCTGCGCACCGACCTGCCGTTTACCGAAATCAAGTGGGAAGCCGCCATCGACCGGGTTACATCCGCTGCTGCGCCGCGTCAGATCGAGCGCGTGCCCGCCGGTGCGGTCTTCGGTCCGGCGGAACTGGTCTATAGCGTGTATGTGGGGAAGGAGGAAACACCGACCGGTGTCGCTGCGCTGTTCGATACGGTCATTGAGGCGCTGCTGCACCTGGAAGACGATTACCTTGGCGGCATGGGGTCGCGCGGCAACGGGCAGGTGCGCCTGAAGAATCTGCACATCAGCGCGCGGCGCGTCCGCAACGGGCAGTATGGCGACGAAATGCAGTTCGATAGCCAACCGGCGTCGCTGAAAGAACTCGACCGCGCGGCGCTGAAGACGTGGCTGGAGAAGACCTTCGCGTAG
- the cas10 gene encoding type III-A CRISPR-associated protein Cas10/Csm1: MHELAHRAALEALRFWVAAANREHAPAAPDAACDVVDRAARFVCGGDAPPCLDLTRPLATVFGSLQGASAAYVRRAPLALTDDILFPSTDARVDTAATDRLRAALRAADNQSAHLPLAPRIEALFFAFQRFAWCLPSPLAGVSLYDAARIHAAVAAALTADSGLLLVGGDVSGVQEFIYSISAAGATRQLRGRSFYLQLLTEACAHYVLHQAGMPFCNLLYAGGGRFYVLLPASFESRLGEWRRAIGRLLLDAHGGALYLAIGGVRFAPHDYSESTWQELTRRIDDVKRRRFADLDDATFARLFEPTQPEPPPDVEEQSAEPLDAMGESLADLGRQLARVALLSVEPVEPRAVSFDRGKAGWNDVLRVLGLNVELLDHLCAYRVDHSRRRRVLLIDDRDPQSIALGPQDVVGTRYTVAVAQLATDRDVAQYQALERDAGDEQTLRVGDVKPFNLLAEQSIGARRMGVLRMDVDDLGDLFGRRLSRPSGLAGLAVTAALSTTLSRYFEGWVGELCRRANDDGGAGGVYAVYSGGDDLFLVGSWHRMPRLAQQIRNDFARYVLGRAPNAGETLPITLSGGITLHAARYPLYQAADDAAEALDAAKRHARPDRHAKDAVTFLGRTLGWEHFGEAADLCAALVDLVQAQGVPRSLLMVIQTLDARFRQEQRRNRSGAAQFAYGPWVWQGAYQLTRVAERSPNGVKAQIERLRDRIVGNEGVPQRFIERAGLAARWAQLLVRERSNAKEER, from the coding sequence ATGCACGAACTTGCGCATCGCGCAGCGCTCGAGGCGCTGCGCTTCTGGGTGGCGGCGGCGAACAGGGAACATGCGCCCGCAGCGCCGGACGCTGCGTGTGATGTGGTGGATCGCGCTGCGCGGTTCGTCTGTGGCGGCGATGCTCCGCCGTGCCTTGATCTGACACGACCGCTCGCAACGGTCTTTGGGAGTCTTCAAGGGGCGTCGGCGGCATATGTGCGCCGCGCGCCGCTGGCGCTGACCGATGACATCCTCTTCCCGTCGACGGACGCGCGCGTTGACACGGCAGCCACCGACCGGCTGCGCGCGGCGTTGCGCGCAGCCGACAATCAGAGCGCGCACCTGCCGCTCGCGCCACGCATCGAGGCGCTCTTCTTCGCGTTTCAGCGGTTCGCCTGGTGTCTCCCTTCGCCCCTTGCCGGCGTGTCGCTGTACGACGCGGCGCGTATCCACGCAGCCGTCGCGGCGGCGCTGACCGCCGATTCCGGTCTGCTCCTCGTTGGCGGTGATGTGTCCGGGGTGCAGGAGTTTATCTACTCGATCAGCGCTGCCGGTGCGACCCGCCAGCTGCGCGGGCGGTCATTCTATCTCCAATTGCTGACCGAGGCATGCGCGCACTATGTGTTGCACCAGGCGGGGATGCCGTTCTGTAATCTGTTGTACGCCGGCGGCGGTCGCTTTTATGTGCTGCTTCCTGCGTCGTTCGAGTCGCGTCTTGGCGAATGGCGGCGCGCCATCGGCAGACTGCTCCTTGATGCGCACGGCGGCGCGCTCTACCTGGCAATCGGCGGAGTGCGCTTCGCGCCGCATGACTATAGCGAATCCACCTGGCAGGAGTTGACGCGCCGAATCGACGACGTGAAACGTCGCCGTTTTGCCGACCTCGATGATGCGACGTTCGCCCGGTTGTTCGAGCCGACGCAGCCGGAGCCGCCGCCGGACGTTGAAGAGCAATCCGCCGAACCGCTCGACGCCATGGGCGAGTCGCTCGCAGACCTGGGGCGGCAACTGGCGCGTGTGGCGCTGCTGTCGGTCGAGCCGGTGGAACCGCGCGCCGTCTCCTTTGATCGCGGCAAAGCGGGCTGGAACGACGTGCTGCGCGTGCTCGGCTTGAACGTCGAGCTGCTCGACCATCTGTGTGCTTATCGCGTTGACCACTCCCGGCGTCGGCGGGTGCTGCTGATCGATGACCGTGATCCGCAGTCTATCGCCCTCGGACCACAGGACGTCGTCGGGACGCGCTACACGGTCGCAGTGGCGCAACTGGCGACGGATCGCGATGTTGCGCAGTATCAGGCGCTCGAACGCGATGCTGGCGATGAGCAGACGTTGCGCGTCGGCGATGTCAAGCCGTTCAATCTGCTGGCGGAACAGAGCATCGGCGCGCGGCGGATGGGCGTGCTGCGCATGGATGTGGACGATCTCGGCGATCTGTTTGGGCGACGCCTGAGTCGCCCGTCGGGTCTGGCGGGTCTGGCTGTGACGGCAGCGCTCAGCACAACGTTGAGCCGCTACTTCGAGGGATGGGTCGGTGAACTGTGTCGCCGCGCCAATGATGATGGCGGCGCCGGCGGGGTATATGCCGTCTACAGCGGCGGCGACGATCTCTTCCTGGTGGGATCGTGGCATCGGATGCCACGCCTGGCGCAGCAGATTCGCAACGATTTTGCGCGCTACGTCTTGGGGCGCGCGCCCAATGCCGGCGAGACGCTGCCGATCACGCTGTCGGGCGGGATCACGCTGCACGCGGCGCGCTATCCGCTCTACCAGGCTGCCGATGATGCTGCTGAAGCGCTCGATGCCGCGAAACGCCATGCGCGTCCCGACCGGCACGCCAAGGATGCGGTGACTTTCCTGGGACGCACTCTGGGCTGGGAGCATTTCGGCGAAGCGGCGGACCTGTGCGCTGCCCTCGTCGATCTGGTGCAGGCGCAGGGTGTGCCGCGCAGCCTGCTGATGGTCATTCAAACGCTCGACGCGCGCTTTCGGCAGGAGCAGCGCCGCAACCGCAGTGGCGCCGCGCAGTTCGCCTATGGTCCGTGGGTATGGCAGGGGGCATACCAGTTGACGCGCGTTGCCGAACGATCACCAAACGGGGTCAAAGCGCAGATTGAGCGCCTGCGCGACCGGATCGTCGGCAATGAAGGCGTGCCGCAACGGTTCATCGAGCGGGCGGGACTCGCTGCGCGCTGGGCACAGTTACTGGTTCGTGAACGCAGCAATGCAAAGGAGGAACGATGA
- the csm4 gene encoding type III-A CRISPR-associated RAMP protein Csm4, translated as MNDLTVYALVPPPDRRTLCFHFGRQGIGLEETGETFPSDSLFAALVAQAATLDNADLDAEGIPAFARPFRNGNPPLFHSSLFPRLGDLPLLPRPALPLVTPDDDIRMRIGKRFKRLKYLSPALFADVCAGRPIADAPLMLQDGKVWITAAEARTLTVDPWRRQANESDEAWKRRLETTPIWSIVSEPYVTVDRVSCASAYYEVGRVTFAPGAGLALLVRFVDPAWRLRFEQLLDLLGHSGLGGRRASSGAFDWQPGKALDVTWGAAGGRAVLLSRYLPAQHEIAALRSDRAAYQLVNIGGWLFSPGHLPQRRQRVRMVAEGSVLDVRAANPRGQVVDVRPDYRKSKNPHPALGKNVGTPHPVYRSGLALTAPIPDWKEES; from the coding sequence ATGAACGATCTGACTGTCTACGCTCTGGTTCCGCCGCCGGATCGACGGACACTCTGTTTTCACTTTGGTCGTCAGGGGATTGGTCTGGAGGAAACCGGCGAAACCTTTCCGTCCGACTCGTTGTTTGCCGCGCTGGTGGCGCAGGCAGCGACGCTCGACAACGCCGATCTCGATGCGGAGGGTATTCCGGCGTTTGCGCGCCCTTTTCGCAATGGCAATCCGCCGTTGTTCCACAGTTCGCTCTTTCCGCGCCTCGGCGATCTGCCGCTGCTGCCGCGCCCGGCGTTGCCCCTCGTGACGCCGGACGACGACATACGTATGCGGATCGGCAAGCGGTTCAAGCGCCTGAAGTATCTGTCGCCTGCGCTGTTCGCCGATGTGTGCGCCGGTCGCCCGATTGCCGACGCGCCGCTTATGCTCCAGGACGGGAAGGTCTGGATAACAGCAGCGGAAGCGCGGACGCTGACCGTCGATCCCTGGCGACGCCAGGCGAACGAGAGCGACGAGGCGTGGAAGCGGCGGCTGGAAACGACGCCAATCTGGTCGATTGTCAGCGAGCCGTACGTGACCGTTGATCGGGTCAGTTGCGCCTCGGCGTACTATGAGGTCGGGCGGGTGACTTTTGCGCCGGGCGCGGGTCTGGCGCTGTTGGTGCGCTTTGTCGATCCGGCGTGGCGCTTGCGCTTTGAACAGTTGCTCGACCTGCTGGGGCACAGTGGGCTTGGTGGTCGGCGCGCCAGCAGCGGCGCATTCGACTGGCAGCCTGGCAAGGCACTGGATGTCACATGGGGCGCGGCAGGGGGACGCGCGGTGCTCCTCTCGCGCTATCTTCCGGCGCAGCACGAGATTGCTGCCTTGCGCAGTGATCGCGCAGCGTATCAACTGGTCAACATCGGTGGATGGTTGTTCAGCCCAGGACACCTGCCGCAACGCCGGCAACGGGTGCGCATGGTCGCCGAGGGGTCAGTGCTCGATGTGCGCGCCGCCAATCCGCGCGGTCAGGTGGTTGATGTGCGCCCTGATTATCGCAAAAGCAAAAACCCGCATCCCGCGCTCGGCAAGAATGTCGGCACGCCGCACCCCGTCTACCGTAGCGGACTGGCGCTGACGGCGCCGATCCCCGATTGGAAGGAGGAGTCCTGA
- the csm2 gene encoding type III-A CRISPR-associated protein Csm2, translated as MSNPRSEQRLTGDQLAQELAPQETLKRIITEDTTESIQALTATAERIGSRLARDVTTSQIRNIFGTVRAIEQDVKTIDDDRPLPLPVQRELQMLRPKLAYQYGRVQGRDDDPGKAAMGALTKILSDSIGLVGADTRRFRNFVDFFEAILAYHRRYGGRTN; from the coding sequence ATGAGCAATCCACGGAGCGAACAACGACTCACGGGCGACCAGCTGGCGCAGGAACTGGCGCCGCAGGAGACGCTTAAGCGGATCATTACCGAAGACACGACGGAGTCGATCCAGGCATTGACGGCAACTGCTGAGCGGATTGGCAGCCGTCTCGCGCGTGATGTCACCACGTCGCAGATCCGCAACATCTTCGGCACGGTGCGCGCAATTGAGCAGGACGTCAAAACCATTGATGATGACAGACCATTGCCGCTCCCCGTGCAGCGCGAGTTGCAGATGCTGCGCCCCAAACTCGCCTATCAGTATGGGCGCGTCCAGGGGCGCGACGATGATCCGGGCAAGGCGGCAATGGGCGCTCTGACGAAGATTCTGTCGGACTCCATCGGTCTCGTGGGCGCGGATACCCGTCGCTTCCGCAATTTCGTCGATTTTTTCGAGGCTATTCTTGCCTACCATCGTCGCTACGGCGGTCGCACCAACTGA
- the cas1 gene encoding CRISPR-associated endonuclease Cas1, producing MDTLYVTEQGSEIGCDGERLAVRRDNAIIASIPLIKIEDIVIIGNVGLSTPAIKRMLDNGINVTFLTVHGRYQGRLVGSVSAHAALRAAQYRRADDRAWSLRLAQRFVEGKLRNCRALLRRFARNRADAPAEAGQAADDLDRFIDRVPRTTTLNALMGVEGSATARYFAGVRALIGAEWRFEARIRRPPPDRVNALLSFGYTLLVHKMLGAVEAAGFDPYLGYLHHIDYGRPSLALDLIEEFRPILVDSLVIRCCNDGRIAFDDFTETPDGDYPVLLSDDGKRRFVAAFEERMRTEATHPDGADGRPGKVSYLRCLALQARRLARAVQGGADYEPFAVR from the coding sequence ATGGACACCCTCTACGTGACCGAACAGGGCAGCGAGATCGGCTGCGACGGTGAACGGTTGGCAGTGCGGCGCGACAACGCCATCATCGCCAGCATACCGCTGATCAAGATCGAGGACATCGTCATTATCGGCAACGTCGGACTGAGCACCCCCGCCATCAAGCGCATGCTCGACAACGGCATCAACGTCACGTTTCTGACGGTACACGGGCGCTATCAGGGGCGATTGGTCGGCAGCGTCAGCGCCCATGCCGCGCTGCGCGCCGCACAATATCGGCGCGCCGACGACCGCGCCTGGTCGCTGCGCCTGGCGCAGCGGTTCGTCGAAGGCAAACTGCGCAACTGCCGCGCCCTGCTGCGCCGTTTTGCGCGCAACCGCGCCGACGCGCCAGCGGAAGCCGGGCAAGCCGCCGACGACCTCGACCGCTTCATTGATCGCGTGCCGCGCACCACCACCCTCAACGCACTTATGGGAGTGGAAGGCAGCGCCACTGCGCGCTACTTCGCCGGCGTCCGCGCCCTGATCGGAGCGGAATGGCGCTTCGAGGCGCGCATCCGGCGTCCACCGCCGGATCGTGTGAACGCCCTGCTCTCGTTTGGCTACACCCTGCTGGTTCACAAAATGCTCGGCGCCGTTGAAGCAGCCGGCTTCGACCCGTATCTCGGCTACCTCCACCACATCGACTACGGACGACCATCACTGGCGCTCGACCTGATCGAAGAGTTCCGCCCTATCCTGGTCGACTCGCTAGTAATCCGTTGTTGCAACGACGGGCGCATCGCGTTCGACGACTTCACCGAAACGCCGGATGGCGACTATCCGGTCTTGCTGAGTGATGACGGCAAACGGCGCTTTGTCGCCGCATTCGAGGAACGCATGCGCACTGAAGCCACCCATCCCGACGGCGCCGACGGACGACCGGGGAAAGTCAGTTACCTGCGCTGTCTGGCGCTTCAGGCGCGGCGTCTGGCGCGAGCGGTGCAGGGAGGAGCGG